The following are encoded together in the Pleurocapsa sp. FMAR1 genome:
- a CDS encoding CARDB domain-containing protein: MSAQGEEEEQNSPTLNSGYISLVPSDSYTITKDINLPNTSSGFKYLIFAVDNYNNQGESSETNNTYAVPIELFAKADLSITVTDPSTVSLGESIDIAWTVSNDGSDPANANWSDRIYISDDPVFDDNDTYISSQYTDDNTPLAPGDSYSNQENIIISNYIQPGSRYLLFVTDDDNQQGESNETNNVYAAPIEIKEPNLKISETGGLDTPLYGGDVYNISWTVDNTGEANANARWYDSVYFSEDEPIYS; the protein is encoded by the coding sequence TTGTCCGCTCAAGGAGAAGAAGAAGAGCAAAATTCACCAACTTTAAATTCTGGCTACATTTCACTCGTTCCATCCGATAGCTACACAATTACCAAAGATATTAATCTTCCCAATACATCTTCTGGTTTCAAATATCTAATTTTTGCTGTTGATAACTACAACAACCAAGGAGAAAGTAGCGAAACTAACAATACCTATGCTGTCCCAATTGAGCTTTTCGCAAAAGCAGATTTAAGTATTACGGTAACTGATCCTTCAACCGTTTCTTTAGGAGAGAGTATTGATATTGCTTGGACAGTTAGCAATGATGGTTCAGATCCAGCCAATGCTAATTGGAGCGATCGCATTTACATTTCTGACGATCCCGTATTTGACGACAATGACACCTATATTTCGTCTCAATATACAGATGATAATACTCCTTTAGCGCCAGGAGATAGCTATAGCAATCAGGAAAATATTATAATTTCCAATTATATTCAACCTGGATCTCGCTATCTTTTATTTGTGACCGATGACGATAACCAGCAAGGAGAGAGTAACGAAACTAATAATGTTTATGCTGCACCCATTGAAATAAAAGAGCCAAATCTCAAGATTTCCGAAACTGGTGGGCTGGATACTCCTCTTTATGGTGGTGATGTTTACAATATTTCATGGACGGTAGATAACACTGGAGAAGCAAATGCCAATGCTCGTTGGTATGATAGCGTCTACTTTTCTGAAGATGAACCTATTTATTCTTAA
- a CDS encoding YybH family protein, with amino-acid sequence MTDSLDREKVLATNQAFYDASSSKDLGNMNRLSWQGSSSLCIHPGGKVLVGWDTIQASWKSIFNNTDSIEIDVEVVKVKVDWAIAYIVVRETVLQSSRGRKLKAQSIATNIF; translated from the coding sequence ATGACTGATTCATTGGATCGAGAAAAAGTTTTAGCTACTAATCAAGCTTTTTATGATGCTTCTTCCAGTAAAGATCTGGGAAACATGAACCGTTTGTCGTGGCAAGGTTCGTCCAGTTTGTGTATTCATCCTGGGGGTAAGGTGCTGGTGGGATGGGATACAATTCAAGCTTCTTGGAAATCTATTTTTAACAACACTGATTCAATAGAAATTGATGTAGAAGTTGTTAAGGTCAAAGTTGATTGGGCTATTGCTTATATAGTAGTTCGCGAAACCGTGTTACAGTCGAGCCGAGGCAGAAAACTAAAAGCACAATCAATAGCAACCAACATTTTTTAG
- a CDS encoding CARDB domain-containing protein, with translation MPYTELGNRFLLFVTDDDNDQSETNETDNVRAVPIEITPPDLVVSNATAPSNAALGETIPLSWTVTNSGKVTALNNWYDQVYISSDTAFDNSDIYVTEELIDAQTPLAARDNYTISQNVALPSRLLGNRYLLFVTDRDNSQGETDETNNLKAVAINLIAPSLNLGQTITSTIAQNKYFNVNLDTDSLLYFDALTNNGNFKWSLTGADGKVVDSRSFAASDGYQINNPVLNLKAGSYLASSDYPNTNITYSFRLSDLKTASILTPDTSVSDQLDPGNQTDLYKFDAAKERSLSV, from the coding sequence ATCCCCTATACAGAATTAGGCAATCGCTTTTTACTATTTGTTACCGATGATGATAATGACCAAAGCGAAACTAACGAGACAGATAATGTTCGTGCAGTTCCAATTGAAATAACTCCGCCCGATTTAGTTGTATCTAATGCCACCGCACCATCAAATGCTGCATTAGGAGAAACAATTCCATTGTCTTGGACAGTTACTAACTCTGGAAAAGTTACTGCACTAAATAATTGGTACGATCAAGTTTATATTTCTAGCGATACAGCATTTGATAACTCAGATATTTACGTCACCGAAGAATTGATAGATGCACAAACACCATTAGCAGCGAGGGACAATTACACGATTTCCCAAAATGTAGCCCTTCCATCTCGTTTACTAGGTAATCGTTATCTTTTGTTCGTAACTGATCGCGATAACTCTCAAGGTGAAACTGACGAGACCAATAATCTCAAAGCTGTCGCTATAAATCTCATCGCACCTTCATTAAATCTCGGTCAGACTATCACGAGTACCATCGCCCAAAACAAATATTTTAATGTCAACCTCGATACCGATTCTTTGCTTTATTTCGATGCTTTAACCAATAATGGCAATTTCAAATGGAGTTTAACAGGAGCAGATGGAAAGGTAGTTGATAGTCGCTCCTTTGCTGCATCCGATGGCTATCAAATTAACAATCCAGTCCTCAACTTAAAAGCTGGTAGCTATCTCGCAAGCAGCGACTATCCAAACACAAATATTACCTATTCTTTCCGTCTATCCGACCTTAAAACAGCCAGCATCCTGACTCCAGACACCTCAGTTAGTGACCAGCTTGACCCTGGCAATCAAACCGATCTATACAAATTTGATGCAGCAAAGGAGCGATCGCTTTCTGTTTGA